A region from the Alnus glutinosa chromosome 5, dhAlnGlut1.1, whole genome shotgun sequence genome encodes:
- the LOC133868179 gene encoding cysteine proteinase COT44-like yields MSGPKRKPNRPIMDEVTNDDNSVLQSLRQLKRKIAGKVRKKQVSLHPAIMSHDWRNQGVLHPLIHDQEDKYCWAVTVAETVAAVYKLNNREKPLPELSVQELIDFCKPEEKKIYGHSVFDAFKWVQKHGLRREIVYPFVGEKQDGKPKSKKQRRRAIKLSGVRMIHHRDEKKMMAIVRKQPVVAMLEPADDKIDYFTGDGIFIPSGEDEENGIYNYKPPGKDNNTSKYHSVMIVGFGTLKEKNYWLIKNSWGREWGSEGYGKILRLSSVEKKYPKDYMIIGVRGKRKRETERAGERDPEIDPANDDGAGVRRVTAREVELVVDQLSEMEEIRPTHPRRPGDGRGRPIRDRSVVDDGAGVRRITAGEVEIQID; encoded by the exons ATGTCTGGGCCGAAGAGGAAGCCAAATAGGCCTATAATGGACGAGGTGACCAACGATGATAACTCCGTCCTACAGTCGCTCCGCCAACTGAAACGGAAGATAGCGGGGAAAGTGAGGAAGAAACAAGTTTCACTCCATCCAGCCATTATG AGTCATGATTGGCGTAATCAGGGTGTTCTTCATCCCTTAATTCATGACCAGGAAGATA aATATTGTTGGGCGGTTACAGTTGCAGAGACCGTCGCGGCAGTCTATAAACTAAACAATCGAGAAAAACCTCTCCCTGAACTGTCGGTGCAAGAGTTGATCGACTTTTGCAagccagaagaaaaaaaaatatatgggcATAGTGTGTTCGATGCTTTTAAATGGGTCCAAAAACATGGACTTAGGAGGGAAATAGTTTATCCCTTCGTAGGCGAAAAGCAAGACGGTAAACCAAAATCGAAAAAACAG AGGAGAAGGGCTATAAAATTGAGCGGGGTTCGCATGATCCATCATCGAGACGAAAAAAAGATGATGGCGATCGTAAGAAAACAGCCCGTAGTGGCCATGCTCGAACCAGCTGATGACAAAATTGACTACTTCACGGGG GATGGTATATTTATACCCTCTGGAGAGGATGAAGAGAAtggcatatataattataaacccCCTGGAAAGGATAATAATACTTCCAAATATCACAGCGTTATGATTGTTGGGTTTGGGACTCTGAAAGAAAAGAATTATTGGCTGATCAAAAACTCATGGGGACGAGAGTGGGGATCCGAAGGATATGGAAAGATACTCCGATTATCtagtgttgaaaaaaaatatccgAAGGACTACATGATTATAGGAGTT AGAGGGAAAAGGAAGAGGGAGActgagagagctggagagagagatCCTGAGATAGATCCGGCAAATGACGACGGAGCTGGAGTCCGGAGGGTCACGGCCCGAGAGGTTGAGCTTGTGGTCGACCAACtctcagagatggaggagatccgGCCGACTCACCCTCGTCGGCcg ggagatggaagagggagaccgatCAGAGATAGATCCGTGGTCGACGACGGAGCTGGAGTTCGGAGGATCACAGCCGGAGAGGTAGAGATCCAGATCGACTGA